A segment of the Methylomonas paludis genome:
GCGAATTTTTGGGTTCTTTTGGTACCGCCAGGGAAAAACACCATATTGAAGGCTACGGTTATAAACAGTATAGCCGGGGCATACGCTTTGTTTTGCATCTGGTAGACGCTATCCAGGGTTCGGAAACCCCAAAAAGCCCTTATCTGCAAAGCATCTACGCCAAAATTGCCGGTTTTGCGCAAAGCAATGAATATTCGTTGATGCGGGGCCCTGTTTACAACAGCGAAAAAGGCCTGCAAAGCAAAGAAGAACGCAAACATTCCTTGTCGCCGGCCACCGTCTTTCGCCCTACTCTATTTAAGCCGGTATTAATCGGTTTATTGTGTGCGCTGTTATGGGCATTGATTGAGTATTTTCCCGGCGACATGTTCAAAGTCGGCAAGGACGGCATTGCGATCGGTTCGGTATTTTTTCTGCCGATGCTGCTGGTTTATATCCCGGTGGTCGGCGGCTATGACCGCGACAACTGCATTATCCCATTACGCGAGCTATACCGGAGTTCAGCGGCTTTAGGAGAGCTGTTGGATGGCCTGGGCCAGTTGGACGAATTATTGTCGTTTATTAAATATGGTGAAGATTACGGCAGCACCACAGTGTTACCAAAAATCAGTGCTGCCGCTCAACACAGTATCAAACTGCAAGCGGCCAAAAATCCGGTATTGGGGCATCGTCATCCAGAATATGTCGGCAATGATTTCGAGCTGGACAGCGATAGACTGGTATTTATTACCGGCCCCAATAGTGGCGGCAAAACCGCATTTTGCAAAACCATCGCCCAAACCCAGTTATTGGCGCAAATAGGCTGTTTTGTACCGGCCAGTGCTGCCGAGTTAAGTGTAGCGGACCGTATTTTTTACCAAGCACCGGAAATTAGCCATCTGGATGACGGTGAAGGCCGCTTTGGCACCGAACTGAAACGCACCCGTGACATTTTTTTAGCCAGCACACCTAACAGTCTGGTGATACTGGATGAAATGGCTGAAGGCACCACGTTTGAGGAAAAAATGCAGTCTTCTACCGATGTGCTGGATGGTTTTTACCGTAAAGCGAATAGTACAATCCTGATTACCCATAACCATCAATTGGTGGATGTGTTTGTCAGACGCGCCGCTGTCAGCCCCTGGCAAGTGGAATTTGCCGATGAACTGCCCACCTTTAAACTGGTGGCCGGCATTTCCAGAGTCAGCCATGCTGACCGGGTTGCGAAAAAAATTGGTTTTTCCAAACAAGATATTGATAACTATCTGGCTCAATCGTTATGAACATTGGTACACCTTGCCGGGCCAGCGCCACCAAAGCCTTGTTATTGGGCAGCGGTGAGCTGGGCAAAGAAATTGCAATTTCCTTACAGCGCTATGGCGTAGAAGTCATTGCCGTTGACCGTTATGACCATGCCCCAGCCATGCAGTTGGCCCACCGCAGTTATGTGATTGATATGACCGATGCGGCGGCACTAAAAACGCTGATAGACGAAGTACGCCCGAATTACATTATTCCGGAACTGGAAGCGATTGCTACTGACGCGCTGGCGGAACTGGAAACAACAGGCCAAACCACTATAGTACCCAATGCTCGCGCCATTCAGCTGACCATGAACCGGGAAGGTATTCGTCAACTGGCCGCCGTGGAACTGGGCTTACCTACTTCGCGCTATGCTTTTGCGGAAAGCTTTGCCGAGTTACAAGCGGCTGTAAATGCCGGAATAAGCTACCCCTGCTTTATTAAACCGACCATGTCCTCATCCGGTAAGGGCCAATCCATGGTGAAGTCGGCCGATCA
Coding sequences within it:
- a CDS encoding MutS-related protein — encoded protein: MQQNVLQSWNDTWPNPRSSTPPPTGAGVLDQAAFNTIEVDELFDTVNYAASLAGQTILYRSLTHPLADADAINAKQAAVREILEEPGVRSNVEHIVNQAAAGEANLYLLLFGEFLGSFGTAREKHHIEGYGYKQYSRGIRFVLHLVDAIQGSETPKSPYLQSIYAKIAGFAQSNEYSLMRGPVYNSEKGLQSKEERKHSLSPATVFRPTLFKPVLIGLLCALLWALIEYFPGDMFKVGKDGIAIGSVFFLPMLLVYIPVVGGYDRDNCIIPLRELYRSSAALGELLDGLGQLDELLSFIKYGEDYGSTTVLPKISAAAQHSIKLQAAKNPVLGHRHPEYVGNDFELDSDRLVFITGPNSGGKTAFCKTIAQTQLLAQIGCFVPASAAELSVADRIFYQAPEISHLDDGEGRFGTELKRTRDIFLASTPNSLVILDEMAEGTTFEEKMQSSTDVLDGFYRKANSTILITHNHQLVDVFVRRAAVSPWQVEFADELPTFKLVAGISRVSHADRVAKKIGFSKQDIDNYLAQSL